The Paracholeplasma brassicae genome contains a region encoding:
- a CDS encoding transposase translates to MRKTYDKAFKVKVAKDIINELSTVGQVSKEYGITRPMVSRWVAEYKRYKNKAFTGRGKRLPDKAKLYTLEQENKRLKEENEILKKFEAFVQQRKK, encoded by the coding sequence ATGAGAAAGACATATGATAAAGCATTTAAGGTTAAAGTGGCTAAAGACATCATTAATGAACTATCAACGGTGGGTCAGGTGTCCAAAGAATATGGAATAACTAGACCCATGGTTTCTAGATGGGTAGCTGAATATAAACGATACAAAAATAAAGCATTTACGGGGCGTGGCAAACGATTACCAGATAAAGCTAAACTTTATACCTTAGAACAGGAAAACAAACGACTGAAAGAGGAGAATGAAATCCTAAAAAAATTCGAGGCGTTTGTGCAGCAAAGAAAGAAGTAA
- a CDS encoding sugar transferase translates to MSKDFFKKHYALIRLFEITLDLFFLLFSFLLVVQVKAYFETGDFVQSFINIFSNFLGAKLEVLRTQILYIVVAIVLFMVYQVSVTKKRYSQAMAGTILALVMTNVFVFFLSAMMKRVLVDSMTIGFTLVSQLVLFAIYKYVFYRIILKIDKRCVLIIGPESEAKLIATKFLMDKEEHRHLKYVLFESLIKDSNDLIKYIDIADDIILLEGLSERYKNNIMTYCLSKMHKRVYLIPKLYEINIVNSKIDQIRDTPVFVSQSLHLSLTQRFIKRATDIIIAIIGLIISAPILAVVALLIKFSDKGPVFYKQERVTRNNRYFTLIKFRTMIVDAEKHTGAVWQLENDPRVTKIGKLLRATRIDELPQLINVLKGEMSLIGPRPEREIFIQQFVQSIPDFKFRVNVKPGITGLAQVLGKYNSEPVDKLRFDLLYIRNYSFLLDIKILFLTVKAVLDRDASATLGIPSFESILEKENLVATPFILGVEIKKGL, encoded by the coding sequence ATGTCAAAAGATTTTTTTAAAAAGCATTATGCATTGATTAGATTATTTGAGATTACATTAGACTTGTTTTTTCTTTTATTCTCATTTCTCTTAGTTGTTCAAGTAAAAGCTTATTTCGAGACTGGTGATTTTGTGCAAAGTTTCATTAATATATTTAGTAACTTTTTAGGAGCTAAATTAGAAGTTCTTAGGACTCAAATATTATATATCGTAGTTGCTATTGTTTTATTCATGGTATATCAAGTCTCTGTGACTAAAAAACGTTACAGTCAAGCAATGGCTGGGACGATATTAGCATTAGTGATGACGAATGTTTTTGTTTTTTTCTTGTCTGCAATGATGAAGCGTGTGCTAGTCGATTCTATGACTATAGGTTTTACACTGGTTTCTCAATTAGTATTATTTGCAATTTATAAATATGTGTTTTACCGTATTATTTTAAAGATTGATAAACGTTGTGTGTTAATTATAGGACCAGAAAGTGAAGCTAAGTTAATCGCAACTAAGTTTTTAATGGATAAAGAAGAACACAGGCATTTGAAATATGTTTTATTTGAATCACTTATTAAGGACTCGAATGATTTAATTAAATACATTGACATAGCTGATGATATCATTTTACTTGAAGGGTTAAGCGAACGGTATAAAAATAACATCATGACTTATTGTTTATCTAAGATGCACAAGAGAGTCTATTTAATACCTAAGTTGTATGAGATTAATATTGTGAATTCAAAGATTGATCAAATTAGAGATACACCTGTCTTTGTTTCACAATCCTTACATTTATCTCTGACACAACGTTTTATCAAACGTGCGACAGATATCATTATCGCAATTATTGGATTAATTATATCTGCGCCGATCTTGGCTGTTGTGGCACTTTTGATTAAGTTTAGTGATAAAGGACCGGTGTTTTATAAACAAGAACGTGTAACGAGAAATAATAGATATTTTACGCTCATTAAATTCCGTACGATGATTGTTGATGCTGAAAAACACACAGGTGCTGTGTGGCAATTGGAAAATGATCCTCGTGTTACAAAAATTGGTAAGCTTTTACGCGCTACACGAATTGATGAACTACCACAGCTAATTAATGTGTTAAAAGGTGAGATGTCATTAATAGGGCCAAGACCTGAACGTGAAATATTCATTCAACAATTTGTTCAATCGATTCCTGATTTTAAATTTAGAGTCAATGTTAAGCCAGGTATTACTGGTTTAGCTCAAGTGCTTGGTAAATATAACTCAGAACCCGTGGACAAACTCCGTTTTGATCTACTCTATATCAGAAATTATAGTTTCTTACTAGATATTAAGATTTTATTCTTAACGGTTAAAGCTGTTTTAGATAGAGATGCTTCTGCAACACTAGGTATCCCAAGCTTTGAATCTATATTAGAAAAAGAGAACCTTGTGGCAACGCCATTTATACTGGGTGTAGAAATTAAAAAGGGGCTTTAA
- a CDS encoding glycosyltransferase family 4 protein, with protein sequence MKKKILFVAHMDSHIANFHLPYLEWFQRQGYETHVASNSLEKTRDIKYCDVKHQIDFKRSPFSRGNLKAYKQFKRLIKATQYELVHAHTPMGGIFVRMAFRKTRVPVFYTAHGFHFLKGGSKLSWLLYYPVERWLSRYTNEIITINDEDYQIAKKKFNKKCHVTYVPGVGVDLLQYQDISDTKKKEVRSSLGLKDDDFLLVYVAEQTVGKNQMFLIDMMYQLKGKYPNMKLLLIGYGKEATNHKEKIKAFDLEDTVLQLGFRYDIVELTSIADLIVSASLREGLPKALLEALSIGKPMLVTNIRGNKDIVINGFNGCLYEPNDASNFKSYLDLMYHNKELLEQFSTNSKQHAKKFDINRVLKQITLLYDEYLKEGNINE encoded by the coding sequence ATGAAAAAGAAAATATTGTTTGTTGCCCACATGGATTCTCATATCGCTAACTTTCATTTGCCATATTTAGAATGGTTTCAAAGACAAGGCTATGAAACGCATGTGGCATCTAACAGTTTAGAAAAAACGAGAGACATAAAATACTGTGATGTTAAGCATCAAATTGATTTTAAACGTTCACCTTTCTCAAGAGGTAACTTAAAAGCATATAAACAGTTTAAAAGACTCATTAAAGCAACTCAATACGAACTTGTGCATGCCCATACACCTATGGGAGGCATATTTGTTCGTATGGCTTTTAGAAAAACTCGTGTGCCTGTTTTTTATACGGCACACGGCTTTCACTTTTTAAAAGGTGGATCAAAACTGAGTTGGCTATTATATTATCCAGTAGAAAGATGGTTATCAAGATATACAAATGAAATCATCACCATCAACGATGAAGATTATCAGATTGCTAAAAAGAAGTTTAATAAGAAGTGTCATGTTACTTATGTCCCAGGTGTTGGGGTTGACTTATTACAATATCAAGATATCTCCGATACCAAGAAGAAAGAAGTTAGATCGAGTCTAGGCCTAAAAGACGATGACTTTTTATTGGTTTATGTGGCAGAGCAAACCGTAGGAAAAAACCAAATGTTTTTAATTGATATGATGTATCAATTAAAGGGCAAATATCCGAATATGAAATTATTATTAATAGGTTATGGCAAAGAGGCAACAAATCACAAGGAAAAAATTAAAGCATTTGATCTTGAAGATACCGTATTACAACTCGGTTTTAGATATGATATCGTTGAACTGACTAGTATTGCAGATTTGATTGTCTCTGCATCGCTTAGAGAAGGCTTACCGAAAGCCTTACTTGAAGCGTTATCGATTGGTAAACCGATGTTAGTGACCAATATTAGAGGCAATAAAGATATTGTTATCAATGGCTTTAATGGCTGTCTATATGAACCAAATGATGCCTCAAATTTCAAGTCATATTTGGATCTAATGTACCATAATAAAGAATTATTAGAGCAGTTTTCTACTAATTCAAAACAGCATGCTAAAAAATTCGATATTAATCGCGTATTAAAACAAATCACTCTCCTTTATGATGAATACTTGAAAGAAGGTAATATAAATGAATAA
- a CDS encoding nucleotide sugar dehydrogenase, translating into MNKSLKIAIIGLGYVGLPIAYAFARKGLDVIGFDVNQSKINQYKAGIDSTNEVGSDKLKMVKTLTYTHDEKDLDEANFFIIAVPTPINTDTTPNLTPVIKATETVSRHLKKGDTVVFESTVYPGVTEDICLPILEDSGLKGVVDFKYGYSPERINPGDKIHRLETIIKVVSGCDLEALEHIASVYSIVVEVGVFKAKSIKVAEAAKVIENTQRDINIAFMNELAMIFNLMDISTSDVLEAASTKWNFLRFTPGLVGGHCIGVDPYYLTHKAQALGYHPQVILSGRRINDGMGKWIAENTVKKMIQNDIAVKGAKVLILGLTFKEDCPDLRNSKVVDIINELKSYGINPVVTDPLASIEEANHEYGIDLQSLADVKDVDAVVFAVAHQIYRDLTSEYLLSLYNEKHQKAVMVDVKSVTSLQNDKFDCWRV; encoded by the coding sequence ATGAATAAATCATTAAAAATAGCGATCATAGGTTTAGGATATGTCGGACTACCAATTGCCTATGCATTTGCAAGAAAAGGCCTTGATGTGATTGGGTTTGACGTCAATCAATCAAAGATCAATCAGTATAAGGCAGGCATTGATTCAACCAATGAAGTTGGTAGTGACAAGCTTAAAATGGTTAAAACACTTACCTATACCCATGATGAAAAAGACTTAGATGAAGCTAATTTTTTTATCATTGCCGTTCCAACCCCAATTAATACAGATACAACGCCTAATTTAACCCCTGTGATTAAAGCAACAGAAACAGTCAGCCGTCATCTTAAAAAAGGAGACACCGTTGTCTTTGAATCAACGGTATATCCGGGGGTAACAGAAGATATTTGTCTACCCATTTTAGAGGATAGTGGACTTAAAGGTGTCGTTGATTTTAAGTATGGTTATTCACCCGAACGCATCAACCCAGGTGATAAAATACACCGGTTAGAAACAATTATTAAGGTTGTATCAGGTTGTGATCTAGAAGCACTAGAGCATATCGCATCAGTATACAGTATTGTGGTTGAAGTTGGCGTCTTTAAAGCGAAATCCATCAAAGTGGCCGAGGCTGCTAAAGTCATTGAAAACACACAAAGAGACATTAATATCGCTTTTATGAATGAACTTGCGATGATATTTAATCTAATGGATATTTCTACAAGTGATGTCTTAGAGGCTGCATCTACCAAATGGAACTTTCTACGTTTTACCCCAGGTCTGGTTGGTGGTCATTGTATTGGTGTTGACCCATACTATTTAACTCATAAAGCACAAGCCTTAGGTTATCACCCACAAGTGATTCTGTCAGGACGCCGGATAAATGATGGTATGGGCAAATGGATTGCTGAAAACACAGTTAAGAAAATGATTCAAAATGATATTGCCGTTAAAGGTGCTAAGGTACTTATCCTGGGTTTAACATTTAAAGAAGATTGTCCTGACTTAAGAAATTCAAAAGTGGTAGATATCATCAATGAACTAAAATCATATGGCATTAATCCGGTTGTTACAGACCCGCTGGCATCTATTGAAGAAGCTAATCATGAATACGGGATCGATTTACAAAGTTTAGCTGATGTAAAAGATGTTGATGCTGTAGTATTTGCAGTCGCACATCAAATTTATAGAGATTTAACGAGTGAATATTTACTATCACTATATAATGAAAAACATCAAAAAGCAGTCATGGTTGATGTGAAGTCTGTGACCTCACTTCAAAATGACAAGTTTGATTGTTGGAGGGTTTAA
- a CDS encoding SDR family oxidoreductase translates to MLDMRFEKSTKFLVTGVAGFIGTNTAEYLLKEGYLVRGLDNFSTGKKSNISELNYPNFEFIEGDIRDVETCIKAVNGIDYVIHLAALGSVPRSIKDPKTSNDVNVSGMLNMLIASKDEGIKTFVYASSSSVYGDEPNLPKTEERIGKPLSPYAVTKYVNELYGHVFHKLYGLRTVGLRYFNVFGRRQDPDSIYAAVIPQFVKKLLMNESPLIHGDGTQSRDFTYIDNVIEANLKACLAKEDAFGKAYNVAFGGQVDVNTLFNTMTQLLNKDIKPVYGPTRPGDVKHSNADIKKARDAFSYDPSVDFKQGISLTMDWYVKTLSV, encoded by the coding sequence ATGTTAGATATGAGATTTGAGAAAAGCACTAAATTTTTAGTGACTGGTGTTGCTGGTTTTATCGGTACAAATACAGCAGAATATTTACTTAAAGAAGGTTACTTAGTTCGTGGGTTAGATAACTTTTCGACGGGTAAAAAATCCAATATCAGTGAACTTAATTATCCAAACTTTGAGTTCATTGAAGGCGATATTAGAGATGTTGAGACATGTATAAAAGCAGTTAATGGGATTGACTATGTCATCCATTTAGCCGCTTTGGGTTCGGTCCCAAGATCAATTAAAGATCCTAAAACATCCAACGATGTCAATGTGAGTGGGATGCTAAATATGTTAATCGCTTCAAAAGATGAAGGGATAAAGACGTTTGTTTATGCATCAAGTAGTTCTGTATATGGGGACGAACCTAACCTACCTAAAACAGAAGAACGAATCGGTAAGCCCTTATCACCTTATGCCGTTACTAAATACGTCAATGAGTTATATGGTCATGTGTTTCATAAACTGTACGGTCTAAGAACCGTTGGCCTTCGTTATTTTAATGTGTTTGGTCGTCGTCAAGACCCAGATAGCATTTATGCAGCTGTTATTCCTCAATTTGTGAAGAAATTATTAATGAATGAATCACCACTGATTCATGGGGACGGGACACAAAGTCGAGACTTCACTTATATTGATAACGTCATTGAAGCTAACCTAAAAGCTTGTCTTGCAAAAGAAGATGCATTTGGTAAAGCCTATAACGTTGCATTTGGTGGACAAGTGGATGTGAATACACTTTTTAATACCATGACACAACTACTTAATAAAGACATTAAACCTGTTTATGGGCCAACTAGGCCAGGTGATGTGAAGCATTCAAATGCTGATATCAAAAAAGCGAGAGATGCTTTTTCATATGATCCATCTGTTGATTTTAAACAAGGTATTAGTCTTACCATGGATTGGTATGTTAAAACATTATCCGTATGA